From the Halomonas meridiana genome, one window contains:
- a CDS encoding lambda exonuclease family protein, whose product MQILNMEQGSPEWLAARLGHVTMSELKTLLVNGKGPGGFGTGAFSYMHQLIGERITGELAEPFQGNAHTRRGHELEGVARTLYCDAAGEPEPQEVGIILNHEVGYSPDSLVGDNGLLEIKTKLPKFQIEVLLSGEIPAEHVAQCQGGLWVSEREWIDFVSYWPGMPLFIKRAYRDDIMIRTIVERVEAFHEEMERRMSQVMAA is encoded by the coding sequence CTCAACATGGAGCAAGGCTCCCCTGAATGGCTGGCGGCGCGCTTAGGCCACGTCACCATGTCGGAGCTAAAAACGCTGCTGGTTAACGGGAAAGGCCCCGGTGGATTTGGCACTGGGGCTTTTTCGTATATGCATCAGCTGATTGGCGAGCGGATTACCGGCGAACTGGCCGAGCCATTTCAGGGTAATGCGCATACCCGTCGTGGTCATGAGCTGGAAGGCGTGGCACGCACGCTTTATTGCGATGCCGCTGGTGAACCGGAACCACAGGAAGTGGGCATTATCCTCAATCACGAGGTGGGCTACTCACCAGACAGTTTGGTAGGTGATAACGGCCTACTGGAAATCAAAACCAAGCTGCCCAAATTCCAAATAGAGGTACTGCTTAGCGGGGAGATTCCCGCCGAGCATGTTGCTCAGTGCCAAGGTGGACTGTGGGTTAGCGAGCGGGAGTGGATCGACTTTGTGAGTTATTGGCCTGGCATGCCGCTGTTTATTAAACGTGCCTACCGTGACGACATCATGATCCGCACGATTGTTGAGCGAGTCGAAGCATTTCATGAGGAGATGGAGCGGCGCATGAGCCAAGTGATGGCTGCGTGA